One window of the Natrinema sp. CBA1119 genome contains the following:
- a CDS encoding cation-translocating P-type ATPase, giving the protein MSSCALCGLPTPEPPVTGDDVAGRFCCRGCLEVSATLAEVDNMDGSNVVDRAAESAERAVPDGCAEAFLAIEGMHCSTCEGFVSLLGEREEGILTVEASYATDTVRVVYDPDRLLEADLPDALSGYGYEARFRDDDAGGGRTRADEEIAQRLLIGGFLTMLVMPWYLFYLYPSYVGIETGILSVDATSPVGIYLPMAMIGLLAGGVLFYTGYPVLRGAYVSLRVGQPNMDLLIAIAATAAYGYSTVALATGSTHLYYDVTVAVIMVVTLGTYYERRIKRRATDLLTDVTAARVRDATRRTTAGVETVPVDRLEAGDEVLVKPGERIPVDGTVVEGTAAVDESVLTGESLPVTKRPGERVVGGAIVTDSALVLEVGEGAQSTLDRIATLMWEIQSSTPGVQRLADRLATIFVPLVLTLAVVLTGWRLATGTPVSNAVLTGLTVLVVSCPCAMGLATPLAVASGLRDALERGIVVANPTLFESASAAETVVFDKTGTLTAGEMAVQEVRGDSDALERAAAVERLSEHPAAEAIVAHAESGQSDRTESGATVASDGGHLERSEGDETIETEPALEPTDFERHPGEGVSATVDGERCVVGTPALVERLIGPVPDDLERAIDEGRAAGRLPAVVGYDGRARAVIVVGDRTRTEWRDVLESFADREVVVLTGDDEAATKTFRDHPAVDRVFAGVPPDGKVETVRRLSREGVTAMVGDGTNDAPALAAADVGIALGHGTARATDAADAIVTSSDLRGVRAVFNLASGTRRRIRENVAWALLYNAVAIPLAAAGLLNPLFAAVAMAASSTIVVVNSSRAVLDDR; this is encoded by the coding sequence ATGAGTTCCTGCGCGCTCTGCGGGCTCCCGACGCCCGAGCCGCCGGTGACCGGGGACGACGTCGCCGGCCGCTTTTGCTGTCGCGGTTGCCTCGAGGTGAGCGCGACGCTCGCTGAAGTCGACAACATGGACGGCTCGAACGTCGTGGACCGGGCGGCCGAGTCCGCCGAACGAGCGGTTCCCGACGGGTGTGCGGAGGCGTTCCTCGCGATCGAAGGGATGCACTGTTCGACCTGCGAGGGGTTCGTCTCCCTGCTGGGCGAACGCGAGGAAGGGATCCTGACAGTCGAAGCCAGCTACGCGACCGACACTGTCCGCGTCGTCTACGACCCCGATCGGCTGCTCGAGGCCGACCTTCCCGACGCGCTTTCGGGGTACGGCTACGAGGCGCGGTTCCGCGACGACGACGCGGGCGGCGGGCGGACTCGAGCCGACGAGGAGATCGCGCAGCGACTGCTGATCGGCGGGTTCCTGACGATGCTCGTCATGCCGTGGTACCTGTTCTACCTCTACCCGAGCTACGTCGGAATCGAGACGGGGATCCTCTCGGTCGACGCGACGTCGCCGGTCGGGATCTACCTCCCGATGGCGATGATCGGCCTGTTGGCGGGCGGCGTCCTGTTCTATACCGGCTATCCCGTGTTGCGCGGCGCGTACGTCAGCCTCCGGGTCGGCCAGCCGAATATGGATCTGCTGATCGCCATCGCGGCGACCGCGGCGTACGGCTACAGCACGGTCGCGCTGGCGACGGGGAGCACGCACCTCTACTACGACGTGACCGTCGCCGTGATCATGGTCGTCACGCTCGGGACCTACTACGAGCGTCGGATCAAGCGTCGGGCGACGGACCTGCTCACCGACGTGACCGCCGCACGGGTTCGCGACGCGACTCGCCGAACGACGGCGGGAGTTGAGACGGTCCCGGTCGATCGGCTCGAGGCCGGTGACGAGGTCCTCGTCAAACCCGGCGAGCGGATCCCCGTCGACGGGACGGTCGTCGAGGGGACGGCGGCGGTCGACGAGTCCGTCCTCACCGGCGAGTCCCTGCCGGTCACGAAGCGGCCGGGGGAGCGGGTCGTCGGCGGAGCGATCGTCACCGATAGCGCGCTCGTCCTCGAAGTGGGTGAGGGGGCCCAGAGCACGCTCGATCGCATCGCGACGCTCATGTGGGAGATCCAGAGTTCGACGCCGGGCGTCCAGCGGCTGGCCGACCGGCTCGCGACGATCTTCGTCCCGCTCGTCCTGACGCTCGCGGTCGTCCTCACGGGCTGGCGGCTCGCGACGGGGACGCCGGTCAGCAATGCAGTTCTCACGGGGCTGACGGTACTGGTCGTCTCCTGTCCGTGCGCGATGGGGCTGGCGACGCCGCTGGCGGTCGCCTCCGGGTTGCGCGACGCCCTCGAGCGGGGAATCGTGGTCGCGAACCCGACCCTGTTCGAGTCGGCGTCGGCCGCCGAGACGGTCGTCTTCGACAAGACCGGCACGCTGACGGCCGGCGAGATGGCCGTTCAGGAGGTCCGCGGCGACTCCGACGCGCTCGAGCGCGCTGCGGCCGTCGAACGCCTGTCGGAGCACCCCGCGGCTGAGGCCATCGTGGCCCACGCGGAGAGCGGGCAGTCGGACCGGACCGAAAGCGGCGCGACCGTCGCGTCCGATGGCGGCCACCTCGAGCGCTCAGAAGGGGACGAGACGATCGAGACCGAGCCCGCGCTCGAGCCGACCGACTTCGAGCGCCACCCCGGCGAAGGCGTGAGCGCGACCGTCGACGGCGAGCGATGCGTCGTCGGGACGCCCGCGCTCGTCGAGCGACTGATCGGGCCAGTTCCCGACGACCTCGAGCGGGCGATCGACGAGGGTCGAGCGGCCGGTCGGCTCCCGGCCGTCGTGGGCTACGACGGGCGAGCGCGGGCCGTCATCGTCGTCGGCGACCGGACGCGAACCGAGTGGCGCGACGTCCTCGAGTCGTTTGCAGACCGCGAGGTGGTCGTACTGACGGGTGACGACGAGGCCGCGACCAAGACGTTTCGCGACCACCCGGCGGTCGATCGCGTCTTCGCGGGCGTTCCGCCCGACGGGAAAGTCGAGACCGTCCGACGACTCTCCCGCGAGGGGGTGACGGCGATGGTCGGCGACGGTACGAACGACGCCCCCGCGCTGGCCGCGGCGGACGTCGGTATCGCGCTCGGCCACGGAACGGCCCGCGCGACGGACGCCGCCGATGCGATCGTCACCTCGAGCGACCTCCGCGGCGTCCGCGCCGTGTTCAATCTCGCGAGCGGCACTCGCCGTCGCATTCGCGAGAACGTCGCCTGGGCGCTGTTGTACAACGCCGTGGCGATCCCGCTGGCCGCGGCCGGACTGCTCAATCCGCTGTTCGCCGCGGTTGCGATGGCCGCGAGCAGCACCATCGTCGTCGTCAACTCCTCGCGGGCGGTGCTGGACGATCGATGA
- the cyoE gene encoding heme o synthase, producing the protein MIDDLNQRRFADLLAATTIAAYILVALGTAVSATDGAASCPTWPGCATDSSLGSLSGDLLLFWAHRVAALVTGLLVVASGLAARQVDIGRRVTWLVGCAIVLFPIQVALGAALVVGGPAAASGLHLVLAMVIFACLIVALVRTLEDGASDRSAQPDAVEPARSVAEASDVAAGEDANIAAETDIPSGRIARFRRTAGAYLTLTKPRLMWLLCLVALAGMGLATLTGTPLEPSVALATLAGGVLAIGASGTFNHVYERDRDRRMNRTADRPLVHDLVPARNALAFGIVLTSASMAVLVAWVNVLAAALTLAAIGYYAALYTVVLKPNTVWNTVLGGGAGALPAIIGWAAVTGSVGPPAIALAAVIFLWTPAHFYSLAIAYRDDYARGGFPMFPVTEGVLAARRHIALYLGATLLAASALGWLAGLGWVYALASVSLGAVFLRSVIRQYRRPTDAVALRSFYVSNYYLGAILLAIVLETLVIAG; encoded by the coding sequence ATGATTGACGATCTCAACCAACGACGATTTGCGGACTTGCTCGCAGCGACGACGATCGCGGCCTACATCCTCGTCGCGCTCGGGACTGCCGTTTCGGCGACCGACGGCGCGGCGTCCTGTCCCACCTGGCCGGGCTGTGCGACCGATTCGTCGCTCGGCTCGCTCTCAGGCGACCTCCTCCTATTCTGGGCTCACCGCGTGGCGGCCCTCGTGACCGGCCTCCTCGTCGTCGCGTCCGGGCTGGCCGCCCGGCAGGTCGATATCGGGCGCCGCGTGACCTGGCTCGTCGGCTGTGCGATCGTCCTCTTTCCGATCCAGGTCGCTCTCGGTGCCGCGCTCGTCGTCGGCGGCCCCGCCGCGGCGTCCGGCCTTCACCTCGTCCTCGCGATGGTCATCTTCGCCTGCCTCATCGTCGCGCTCGTTCGGACCCTCGAGGACGGTGCCAGCGATCGATCGGCGCAGCCGGACGCCGTCGAGCCAGCGCGATCAGTCGCAGAAGCGAGCGACGTCGCTGCCGGTGAAGACGCGAATATCGCGGCAGAGACCGACATCCCGAGCGGGCGAATTGCACGCTTCCGTCGAACGGCTGGTGCGTATCTGACGCTCACCAAACCGCGGCTGATGTGGTTGCTCTGTCTCGTCGCACTGGCCGGGATGGGGCTGGCGACGCTGACCGGGACGCCGCTCGAGCCGTCGGTCGCGCTCGCGACGCTCGCCGGTGGCGTCCTCGCGATCGGCGCGAGCGGGACGTTCAATCACGTGTACGAGCGCGACCGCGATCGGCGGATGAACCGGACGGCCGACCGGCCGCTGGTTCACGATCTCGTCCCGGCGCGGAACGCTCTCGCGTTTGGCATCGTCCTCACGAGCGCATCGATGGCCGTTCTCGTCGCGTGGGTCAACGTGCTGGCCGCGGCGCTGACGCTCGCCGCCATCGGCTACTACGCCGCCCTCTACACGGTTGTCCTGAAGCCCAACACCGTCTGGAACACGGTTCTCGGCGGCGGCGCGGGCGCGCTTCCCGCGATCATCGGCTGGGCGGCCGTCACGGGATCCGTCGGACCGCCCGCGATTGCCCTCGCCGCGGTGATCTTCCTGTGGACGCCGGCACACTTCTACAGCCTCGCGATCGCCTATCGCGACGATTACGCACGTGGTGGTTTCCCGATGTTTCCCGTTACCGAAGGCGTGCTCGCCGCGCGTCGACACATCGCGCTCTATCTGGGTGCGACGCTGCTAGCTGCGAGCGCCCTCGGCTGGCTGGCGGGACTCGGCTGGGTCTACGCGCTCGCGTCCGTCTCGCTCGGTGCCGTCTTCCTCCGGTCGGTGATCCGCCAGTATCGTCGCCCGACCGACGCGGTCGCGCTCCGCTCGTTTTACGTCTCGAACTACTACCTCGGCGCGATCCTTCTCGCGATCGTCCTCGAGACGCTCGTGATCGCCGGTTGA
- a CDS encoding DUF3054 domain-containing protein, translating to MLDSHTRPNPIGRIASDPFVLALAAADAVVVTAFLGFGLFSHGLEPWEYPFYTLRTAAPFVIAWGIVAPLLGAYRRRTLESVGRTVAVVGAAWLTVTLLGGGIRASPYVPGGAPPEFLLVNAALGLVFVLPWRLAVAGGCRWRR from the coding sequence ATGCTCGACTCACACACGCGTCCGAACCCGATCGGCCGAATCGCTTCCGACCCGTTCGTCCTCGCCCTCGCCGCCGCCGACGCGGTCGTCGTGACGGCGTTTCTCGGCTTCGGCCTGTTCTCTCACGGGCTCGAGCCGTGGGAGTACCCGTTCTACACCCTCCGAACGGCGGCTCCGTTCGTGATCGCCTGGGGGATCGTCGCCCCGCTCTTGGGCGCGTACCGCCGCCGGACGCTCGAGTCCGTCGGACGGACGGTCGCCGTGGTCGGGGCCGCGTGGCTCACCGTCACACTGCTCGGCGGCGGGATCCGCGCCTCGCCGTACGTCCCCGGCGGGGCCCCGCCCGAGTTCCTGCTGGTCAACGCCGCTCTCGGGCTCGTGTTCGTCCTTCCGTGGCGGCTCGCGGTGGCCGGCGGCTGCCGCTGGCGGCGGTGA
- the nirK gene encoding copper-containing nitrite reductase, protein MTQHNAHRRRFLQAMGAAGAVAVAGCLGGDESGTEANSDQNGGEEEEEGLEAAKSVDIDQIARDPTDVPAPVDWNEPRTHDVTLRTQKVTAEIEPGVTFDYMTFEGQVPGPMIRVRQGDTVNLTFDVPEDMNAAMHNVDFHAVYGPGGGADATTIAPDDDPTQIKFRAEYPGVFIYHCAVPAMDYHISSGMFGSILVEPEDGLPEVDNEFYLGQHEIYTAGEVGEEGHHAFDHDAMMREEPTYVVFNGQAYGFTADGVGPMQANTGETARVYFANGGPNLLSSFHPIGNVWSNLYRSGDLLSEPANNVETTPVPPGTTTAAEMEFPVPGPVKLVDHALSRVVHRGALGVVNVQGEENPDVYDEDP, encoded by the coding sequence ATGACCCAACACAACGCTCACCGACGACGGTTCCTGCAGGCGATGGGTGCAGCCGGAGCGGTCGCAGTCGCCGGCTGCCTTGGCGGTGACGAATCGGGCACCGAAGCGAACAGCGACCAGAACGGCGGCGAGGAAGAAGAGGAAGGACTAGAAGCGGCAAAATCGGTCGACATCGACCAGATCGCGCGGGATCCCACGGACGTTCCGGCACCGGTCGACTGGAACGAGCCCCGCACGCACGACGTGACGCTTCGAACGCAGAAGGTCACCGCCGAAATCGAACCCGGCGTCACCTTCGACTATATGACGTTTGAGGGGCAGGTGCCGGGACCAATGATCCGGGTCCGTCAGGGTGACACGGTTAACCTCACCTTCGACGTTCCCGAAGACATGAACGCGGCGATGCACAACGTCGACTTCCACGCGGTCTACGGCCCTGGAGGCGGCGCCGACGCGACGACCATCGCCCCCGACGACGACCCGACCCAGATCAAGTTCCGCGCGGAGTATCCCGGCGTGTTCATCTACCACTGTGCGGTCCCGGCCATGGACTACCACATCAGTAGCGGCATGTTCGGCTCGATCCTCGTCGAACCCGAGGACGGCCTGCCCGAGGTCGACAACGAGTTCTACCTCGGCCAGCACGAGATCTACACCGCCGGCGAGGTCGGCGAGGAAGGCCACCACGCGTTCGATCACGACGCGATGATGCGCGAAGAGCCCACCTACGTCGTCTTCAACGGTCAGGCCTACGGCTTCACCGCCGACGGCGTCGGCCCCATGCAGGCCAACACCGGCGAGACCGCCCGGGTCTACTTCGCCAACGGCGGCCCGAATCTGCTGAGCTCGTTCCACCCGATCGGCAACGTCTGGAGCAACCTCTACCGCAGCGGCGACCTGCTGAGCGAACCCGCCAACAACGTCGAGACGACTCCCGTCCCGCCGGGCACCACCACCGCCGCTGAGATGGAGTTCCCCGTTCCCGGTCCGGTCAAGCTCGTCGACCACGCCCTCTCGCGGGTCGTCCACCGCGGCGCACTCGGCGTCGTCAACGTTCAGGGCGAGGAAAACCCCGACGTCTACGACGAGGATCCGTGA
- a CDS encoding cbb3-type cytochrome c oxidase subunit I — protein sequence MAHKLDVLGLFDNEYRDDGFRTCSVTGLEIHRSVENLVKLFGLTAVVALLYGGIFAITVAMTRWEVIGLLDPGDFYTHLSLHAWNLLIFWMVFMEIAILYVGGPMVLGRRLPFTSVAKAGWLVMVAGALLVNYAIWTTEAPNEAPLLTAYVPMPISPLFYAGAIVFILGTVVAALPFFATMWYEKRENPRKTLPLVSFAAFVTGIIAVEALVGGLFAFVPTLLWRLEYIQWWDAAWYRQMYWIIGHGTQQINLVAMIAVWYFLTHVVAGAEVVSEKVSRTAFILYLFFINLGAAHHLLSDPAVSTGWRLWNTSYAFYGATFASLIHAFAIPAGIEAGRRKRGKGGGLFGWLTSAPWRDPVFSSTIFSIILFGFLGGITGVMMGQLQLNMTWHNTFATVGHFHATVVLGTTVAFMGLIFFVIRTMFMRQYVSERLASIQPFFYSAAMGVAVLMMMYVGILYGVPRRTAEVVENIPGTEFSLSAAAPLFAVFGIFALLAIAGGILFVLVAVGSLVFGDRVESADDNADLVADGGLGMAQDPDDPVHAYEMRGTFVLCLVFLGAFVITYLLNWYLLTQLWSIGA from the coding sequence ATGGCACACAAACTAGACGTTCTCGGCCTGTTCGACAACGAGTACCGCGACGACGGCTTCCGAACCTGCTCGGTGACGGGCCTCGAGATCCACCGGTCCGTCGAAAACCTCGTCAAACTGTTCGGACTCACGGCGGTCGTCGCCCTGCTGTACGGCGGCATCTTCGCCATCACCGTCGCGATGACACGCTGGGAAGTGATCGGGCTGCTCGATCCGGGCGATTTCTACACGCACCTCAGCCTGCACGCGTGGAACCTGCTCATCTTCTGGATGGTGTTCATGGAGATCGCGATCCTCTACGTGGGCGGGCCGATGGTTCTCGGCCGCCGGCTGCCGTTCACGAGCGTTGCGAAGGCCGGCTGGCTCGTCATGGTCGCGGGCGCACTGCTGGTCAACTACGCGATCTGGACCACCGAGGCGCCCAACGAAGCGCCGCTGTTGACAGCCTACGTCCCGATGCCGATCTCGCCGCTGTTCTACGCCGGTGCGATCGTCTTCATCCTGGGCACCGTCGTCGCCGCGCTGCCGTTCTTCGCGACGATGTGGTACGAGAAGCGCGAAAATCCGCGGAAGACGCTCCCGCTCGTCAGCTTCGCCGCCTTCGTTACGGGAATCATCGCCGTCGAGGCGCTCGTCGGCGGCCTGTTCGCGTTCGTTCCCACCCTGCTGTGGCGACTCGAGTACATCCAGTGGTGGGACGCCGCCTGGTACCGTCAGATGTACTGGATCATCGGCCACGGAACCCAGCAGATCAATCTCGTCGCGATGATCGCGGTCTGGTACTTCCTGACCCACGTCGTCGCCGGCGCGGAGGTCGTCAGCGAGAAGGTCTCGCGGACCGCCTTCATCCTCTATCTGTTCTTCATCAACCTCGGGGCGGCACATCACCTGCTGTCGGATCCCGCAGTGTCGACCGGCTGGCGTCTCTGGAACACGTCCTACGCGTTCTACGGAGCCACGTTCGCGAGTCTGATCCACGCGTTCGCCATTCCGGCGGGAATCGAGGCCGGCCGCCGAAAGCGCGGGAAGGGCGGCGGGCTGTTCGGCTGGTTGACGTCGGCTCCCTGGCGGGATCCGGTGTTCTCCTCGACGATCTTCTCGATCATTCTGTTCGGCTTCCTCGGCGGGATTACGGGGGTTATGATGGGCCAACTGCAACTCAACATGACCTGGCACAACACGTTCGCGACGGTCGGTCACTTCCACGCGACGGTCGTCCTCGGGACCACGGTCGCGTTCATGGGCCTGATCTTCTTCGTGATCCGAACGATGTTCATGCGCCAGTACGTCTCCGAGCGGCTCGCGTCGATCCAGCCGTTCTTCTACTCGGCCGCGATGGGCGTCGCCGTGTTGATGATGATGTACGTCGGCATTCTCTACGGCGTTCCTCGCCGGACTGCCGAGGTAGTCGAAAACATCCCCGGCACCGAGTTCAGCCTCTCGGCTGCAGCACCCCTGTTCGCCGTCTTCGGGATCTTCGCTCTGCTCGCCATCGCGGGTGGCATCCTCTTCGTTCTCGTGGCAGTCGGTTCGCTGGTCTTCGGCGACCGCGTCGAGAGCGCCGACGATAACGCCGACCTCGTCGCGGACGGCGGGCTGGGCATGGCACAGGACCCCGACGATCCCGTCCATGCCTACGAGATGCGCGGTACGTTCGTCCTCTGTCTGGTCTTCCTCGGTGCCTTCGTCATCACCTACCTACTGAACTGGTATCTGCTGACCCAACTCTGGTCGATCGGCGCCTGA
- a CDS encoding alpha/beta fold hydrolase: protein MGTSTRATVAESELESAIPERVDANSSRRTVNGIELHVVTAGDRADPLVVLLHGFPEYWYEWRTQIAPLVDAGYRVLVPDQRGYNRSEKPDGVRAYRTAELARDVVALIATEERDAAHVVGHDWGGVVAWYLACRFPGAVDRLAVVNAPHPTAYRRQLLANLEQLRRSWYAVCFQPPWLPEFACRYDEYHLLERALRETAAPGTFTETDLARYRRAWSRDRALTGMLNWYRAAARYPPNPTIDRVAAPTLVVWGEDDSALVPPLAVDSAAFCAERRLEILPGVSHWVPHEEPERLTELLLEHASA from the coding sequence ATGGGAACGAGCACACGGGCGACGGTAGCGGAGTCGGAACTCGAGTCGGCCATCCCGGAACGGGTCGACGCGAACTCGAGCCGCCGAACAGTCAACGGGATCGAGTTACACGTCGTCACCGCCGGCGATCGAGCGGATCCGCTGGTCGTCTTGCTCCACGGGTTTCCCGAGTACTGGTACGAGTGGCGGACGCAAATCGCACCGCTCGTTGACGCCGGTTATCGCGTCCTCGTTCCCGATCAGCGGGGGTACAATCGCAGCGAGAAGCCCGACGGTGTGCGAGCGTACCGAACGGCGGAACTCGCGCGGGACGTCGTCGCTCTGATCGCGACCGAGGAACGCGACGCGGCCCACGTCGTCGGCCACGACTGGGGCGGGGTCGTCGCCTGGTACCTCGCGTGTCGGTTCCCCGGGGCCGTCGACCGCCTCGCCGTCGTCAACGCGCCGCATCCGACCGCGTACCGTCGGCAGCTACTCGCGAACCTCGAGCAACTGCGTCGGAGCTGGTACGCCGTCTGTTTTCAGCCGCCGTGGCTCCCCGAGTTCGCGTGTCGGTACGACGAGTATCACCTCCTCGAGCGGGCGCTTCGCGAAACGGCCGCGCCGGGAACGTTCACCGAGACCGATCTGGCCCGATACCGGCGGGCCTGGAGCCGGGACCGCGCGCTGACCGGGATGCTCAACTGGTACCGGGCGGCCGCGCGGTATCCGCCGAATCCGACGATCGACCGCGTCGCCGCGCCGACGCTCGTCGTCTGGGGCGAAGACGATTCGGCACTCGTCCCCCCACTGGCGGTCGACAGCGCGGCGTTCTGTGCGGAGCGCCGCCTCGAGATACTGCCGGGCGTGAGTCACTGGGTTCCCCACGAGGAACCCGAGCGACTGACGGAACTGTTGCTCGAACACGCGAGCGCGTAG
- a CDS encoding DUF2249 domain-containing protein has translation MSTIAAIVDGTDAPSDRPRETIDVRSLGPPEPLKRTLETLAELPAETVLVQRNDRVPQFLFPKLDDRGYTYEPVERDDDVVTVIWRTNGALETRDDA, from the coding sequence ATGTCCACGATAGCAGCCATCGTCGACGGCACGGACGCACCGTCCGACCGACCGCGGGAAACGATCGACGTACGCTCGCTCGGTCCCCCGGAGCCACTGAAACGGACCCTCGAGACGCTCGCCGAGCTCCCCGCGGAGACCGTTCTGGTCCAGCGAAACGACCGCGTCCCCCAGTTTCTGTTTCCGAAACTGGACGACCGCGGCTACACCTACGAACCAGTCGAACGCGATGACGACGTCGTGACCGTCATCTGGCGGACGAACGGGGCGCTCGAGACGAGAGACGACGCGTAA
- a CDS encoding cytochrome C oxidase subunit II has protein sequence MTSPLKPPDGNWWDQPVNRRESIWLGLGAAWSLILFGWMSTWTRVGDQNPIGETFRIDAEAYREKMSAYKEDGTETEDGLVPPETDVYLNAMRFQWDGAPVILEAGTEYDIHLSSMDVQHGFSLRPEDALSKQINLQVLPGYEWVVPMTFDEPGTYHIICNEFCGQGHRTMHGTIIVEE, from the coding sequence ATGACGTCACCACTCAAACCCCCGGACGGCAACTGGTGGGATCAGCCGGTCAACAGACGCGAGTCGATCTGGCTCGGGCTGGGCGCCGCCTGGTCGCTCATCCTCTTCGGGTGGATGAGCACCTGGACGCGCGTCGGCGATCAGAACCCGATCGGCGAAACGTTCCGCATTGACGCCGAGGCGTACCGCGAGAAGATGAGCGCGTACAAGGAAGACGGGACCGAGACCGAGGACGGCCTCGTCCCGCCCGAGACGGACGTCTATCTCAATGCGATGCGCTTCCAGTGGGACGGCGCACCGGTCATCCTCGAGGCGGGGACGGAGTACGACATTCACCTCAGCTCCATGGACGTCCAGCACGGCTTCTCGCTGCGGCCGGAGGACGCGCTCAGCAAGCAGATCAACCTGCAGGTGCTGCCCGGCTACGAGTGGGTCGTCCCGATGACGTTCGACGAGCCGGGCACCTACCACATCATCTGTAACGAGTTCTGCGGGCAGGGGCACAGGACCATGCACGGCACGATCATCGTGGAGGAGTGA
- the gatA gene encoding Asp-tRNA(Asn)/Glu-tRNA(Gln) amidotransferase subunit GatA has protein sequence MSENIFITGARIEGDDDDGPLAGTTVAVKDNISTEGLRTTCGSRMLEDYVPPYDATVVSRLKDAGATIVGKANMDEFGMGTTTETSHFGATDNPAAPGHVPGGSSGGSAAAVAAGEADLALGSDTGGSVRCPAAFCGVVGIKPTYGLVSRYGLVAYGNSLEQIGPFGETVEDAAGLLDVIAGSDERDATTRETPLEDGASYADAATGDVDGLRIGVPTELLEGADEGVVETFWAAVDDLEERGAEYHEVSLPSVEHAVEAYYVIAMSEASSNLARFDGVRYGRSGGYEGNWNEAFAKAREEGFGDEVKRRILLGTYALSAGYHDKYYKKAQDARAWVKQDFDEALSEADVLASPTMPVPPFELGESLDDPLQLYLADANTVPVNLADLPAISVPAGETDGLPVGLQLIGPAFGEERLIRAASALA, from the coding sequence ATGTCGGAGAATATTTTCATCACAGGAGCGCGGATCGAGGGCGACGACGACGACGGCCCGCTCGCGGGAACGACCGTTGCGGTCAAGGACAATATCTCCACCGAGGGCCTCCGAACGACCTGCGGCTCGCGGATGCTCGAGGACTACGTTCCGCCCTACGACGCGACGGTCGTCTCTCGGCTGAAAGACGCCGGTGCGACCATCGTCGGCAAGGCCAACATGGACGAGTTCGGGATGGGGACGACCACCGAGACCTCTCACTTCGGTGCGACGGACAATCCCGCCGCGCCGGGCCACGTTCCCGGCGGCTCCTCTGGCGGTTCGGCGGCGGCAGTCGCCGCCGGCGAGGCCGACCTCGCGCTCGGCTCCGATACCGGCGGCTCGGTCCGCTGCCCGGCCGCCTTCTGCGGCGTCGTCGGTATCAAGCCCACGTACGGGCTGGTTTCCCGATACGGCCTCGTCGCCTACGGCAACAGCTTAGAGCAGATCGGTCCCTTCGGTGAGACCGTCGAGGACGCCGCGGGGTTGCTCGACGTGATCGCTGGGAGCGACGAACGCGATGCGACAACTCGCGAGACGCCGCTCGAAGACGGCGCGAGCTACGCCGACGCCGCCACCGGCGACGTCGACGGCCTCCGGATCGGCGTTCCGACGGAGCTGCTCGAGGGAGCCGACGAGGGCGTCGTCGAGACGTTCTGGGCGGCAGTGGACGACCTCGAGGAGCGCGGCGCGGAGTACCACGAGGTCAGTCTTCCCTCGGTCGAACACGCCGTCGAAGCCTACTACGTCATCGCGATGTCCGAGGCATCGTCGAACCTCGCGCGCTTCGACGGCGTCCGCTACGGCCGTTCGGGCGGCTACGAGGGTAACTGGAATGAGGCGTTCGCCAAGGCCCGCGAGGAAGGGTTCGGCGACGAGGTCAAGCGCCGGATCTTGCTGGGGACCTACGCGCTTTCGGCGGGCTACCACGACAAGTACTACAAGAAAGCCCAGGACGCTCGTGCGTGGGTCAAACAGGACTTCGACGAGGCCCTCTCGGAGGCCGACGTGCTCGCGAGTCCCACGATGCCGGTCCCGCCGTTCGAACTCGGCGAGAGTCTGGACGATCCCCTCCAGCTGTATCTCGCCGACGCGAACACCGTTCCCGTGAACCTCGCCGACCTGCCCGCGATATCGGTTCCGGCGGGCGAGACCGACGGCCTCCCCGTCGGGCTCCAGCTCATCGGTCCCGCGTTCGGCGAGGAGCGGTTGATTCGCGCCGCGAGCGCGCTCGCCTGA
- the gatC gene encoding Asp-tRNA(Asn)/Glu-tRNA(Gln) amidotransferase subunit GatC, producing the protein MSDDAVSPEEVRHVAELARVDLDDDEVDRFAGQFADILEYFETLDEVPEVDRDADLANVMRPDEERPSLDSEEALRNAPETEDGYFKGPNVS; encoded by the coding sequence ATGAGCGACGACGCCGTCAGTCCCGAGGAAGTCCGCCACGTCGCGGAGCTGGCTCGCGTCGACCTCGACGACGACGAGGTCGACCGGTTCGCCGGGCAGTTCGCGGACATCCTCGAGTACTTCGAGACGCTAGACGAGGTGCCGGAAGTCGATCGCGACGCCGACCTCGCGAACGTGATGCGACCGGACGAGGAACGCCCCTCGCTCGACAGCGAGGAGGCGCTCCGGAACGCGCCGGAAACCGAGGACGGCTATTTCAAGGGCCCCAACGTCTCGTGA